In one Solanum lycopersicum chromosome 11, SLM_r2.1 genomic region, the following are encoded:
- the LOC101261772 gene encoding protein PSK SIMULATOR 1-like, whose protein sequence is MGGLCSRRANADSTTDHGIPHGNGHLSYGAGTVYQSRGLPIQLSSDPMPPAGESQQLTEPTLSYPEMNDISLGIPMDDVDDGIPILSRVLSNKSISARSKQVAIAKVSEMSSLLGRAGTAGLGKAVNVLDTLGSSMTNLNLSSGFVSNMATKGNKISILAFEVANTIVKAANLMHSLSEENVKHLKEVVLLSEGVQLLITKDMDELLRIAAADKRDELKIFSGEVVRFGNRCKDPQWHNLERYFEKLESELTPHEHLKEEAEALMVQLMISVQYTAELYHEFHALDRFEQDYRRKVQEEDTSSATQRGDTIAILRADLKSQRKHVKNLKKKSLWSKILEEVTEKLVDIVHYLHLEIHAAFGSADGEISMKNNNQRLGSAGLALHYANIITQIDTIVARPGSVPPNTRDALYHGLPPSIKSALRFKLMSFSLKEELTVPQIKGEMEKTLQWLVPMAANTNKAHHGFGWVGEWANTGSEMNRKSSSQVDLLRIETLYHADKEKTEAYILELVVWLHYLVSQSKRANAGVRSPVKSPICSPNQKTIELSNHQSSSPSSPLSVEDQEMLRDVSKRKLTPGISKSQEFAKTGLSKYNRLSKSNSHSPINETRKNPFPIKRPSSVPVFDFDTDRLKALDVIDRVDTVRGA, encoded by the exons ATGGGTGGTCTTTGTTCTAGAAGGGCTAACGCTGATAGCACAACGGATCATGGCATTCCACATGGGAATGGTCATCTTAGTTATGGTGCTGGAACTGTTTATCAGTCGCGTGGATTGCCCATACAACTAAGCAGTGATCCTATGCCCCCTGCTGGGGAAAGCCAGCAGCTAACTGAACCAACATTATCTTATCCAGAGATGAATGATATTTCTCTTGGGATTCCTATGGATGATGTTGATGATGGAATTCCAATATTGTCAAGGGTTTTATCCAACAAGTCCATATCAGCAAGGTCAAAGCAAGTTGCAATTGCAAAG GTTTCCGAAATGAGTTCACTGTTGGGAAGAGCAGGTACGGCGGGGCTTGGGAAGGCTGTAAATGTGTTGGACACACTGGGTAGCAGCATGACAAACTTAAACTTAAGTAGCGGTTTTGTGTCAAACATGGCAACCAAgggaaataaaatttcaattttggcATTTGAAGTTGCAAATACCATTGTCAAGGCTGCCAATCTTATGCATTCTCTTTCAGAAGAAAATGTGAAACATTTGAAGGAGGTGGTGCTTCTTTCAGAAGGTGTGCAGCTCCTGATAACAAAGGATATGGATGAACTCTTGAGAATTGCTGCAGCAGACAAGAG GGATGAACTGAAAATATTCTCCGGTGAAGTGGTTCGTTTTGGAAATCGCTGTAAAGATCCTCAATGGCACAACTTGGAACGTTACTTTGAAAA GCTGGAATCTGAACTGACACCTCATGAGCACTTGAAAGAAGAAGCAGAGGCTCTAATGGTGCAGTTGATGATCTCGGTTCAGTATACAGCT GAACTGTACCATGAATTCCATGCTTTGGACAGATTTGAGCAAGATTATCGACGTAAAGTTCAAGAAGAGGATACTTCAAGTGCTACTCAGAGAG GAGATACCATTGCAATTTTAAGGGCAGACTTGAAAAGTCAACGGAAACAtgtcaaaaatttgaaaaagaaatccCTCTGGTCCAAGATATTAGAAGAG GTAACAGAGAAGCTTGTGGACATTGTGCATTATCTTCATTTGGAAATCCATGCTGCATTTGGCAGTGCTG ATGGAGAGATATCTATGAAAAACAACAACCAGAGGTTGGGATCTGCTGGTCTTGCATTGCATTATGCGAATATCATCACTCAAATTGATACAATT GTTGCTCGACCAGGTTCAGTGCCCCCAAATACAAGAGATGCTCTATACCATGGGTTGCCACCAAGCATAAAGTCAGCTTTACGTTTCAAACTAATGTCATTCTCACTCAAGGAAGAG TTGACAGTGCCACAAATCAAAGGTGAAATGGAGAAAACATTGCAGTGGCTTGTACCGATGGCAGCCAATACTAACAA AGCTCATCATGGCTTTGGATGGGTTGGAGAATGGGCAAATACAGG GTCCGAAATGAACAGGAAATCTTCAAGCCAGGTTGATCTTCTTCGAATTGAGACACTGTATCATGCAGATAAGGAGAAAACAGAAGCATATATTCTTGAATTAGTGGTGTGGCTCCATTATCTTGTCAGTCAGTCGAAACGTGCTAATGCTGGAGTGAGATCTCCAGTAAAATCTCCAATCTGTTCCCCTAATCAAAAGACGATTGAGTTGTCTAATCACCAATCAAGCTCTCCATCATCCCCGTTATCGGTTGAAGACCAAGAAATGCTCCGCGATGTAAGCAAGAGAAAACTCACTCCAGGGATTAGCAAGTCTCAAGAATTTGCAAAAACAGGGTTGAGCAAGTACAACAGGCTGAGTAAGAGCAATAGCCATTCACCTATAAATGAAACCAGAAAGAACCCGTTCCCTATCAAGAGACCGTCTTCTGTTCCAGTGTTTGACTTTGACACTGATCGCTTGAAAGCTTTGGATGTCATCGACAGGGTGGACACAGTTAGAGGTGCATAA